Proteins encoded by one window of Xenopus tropicalis strain Nigerian chromosome 6, UCB_Xtro_10.0, whole genome shotgun sequence:
- the sem1 gene encoding 26S proteasome complex subunit SEM1, translated as MSSDKKAPVDLGLLEEDDEFEEFPAEDWTGLDEDEDTHVWEDNWDDDNVEDDFSNQLRAELEKHGYKMETS; from the exons ATGTCGTCTGATAAGAAGGCACCTGTTGATTTGGGTCTTCTGGAAGAAGACGATGAGTTCGAAGAATTTCCCGCCGAAG ACTGGACGGGATTAGATGAAGATGAAGATACACATGTCTGGGAGGATAACTGGGATGATGACAATGTAGAAGATGATTTTTCAAATCAGTTAAG agCTGAATTAGAGAAACACGGatacaagatggagacatcaTAG